Part of the Suricata suricatta isolate VVHF042 chromosome 8, meerkat_22Aug2017_6uvM2_HiC, whole genome shotgun sequence genome, AGTAACATAAACTTACTCTCTAACGTGAAAACATTTAATGGGCATTTTACCAAAACATATTAAACTGCCCCTcggtttctttgtttgtttgtttgtttctttctttctttttttttttgcgcaGAAACATAAGGAAGAATTCCATACCAGTGTCCATGCGGGGAATGGGCAGACCTGCCCCGCAATCAGCTGAAAATActgactcagtttcttttctttgaagaagACTCAGCTTTTATTGAATAAGAATGTTTAGGAGAACATCAGTCTTAATGGAGAAATCTTTATTCaaacctctcctcctcctcccgcccACGGGGCCTTCTGCTCAAGAAACTCTCCAGGCTCCGCCAAGGACAGCAATCTCAAGAGCCGGGTCCAGGTATCCTTGGTCTCAAGATTCAACAGGTCACAGTTGCCTCTGTGCTCTGagtaaagaaatgtatttttgcaCCCATTTTTCCTTTGGGTGTGCACAGACTTTGTGGCCTTTTTTGGTAGTGAATCTGTAGAAAAGAGAAGCTGACAGTCAATACTGAGAACTTTTGCCCCCCAAAGAGATAGAAAGGGGGGGCCAGCCACTTGACTGACTTTCTTTGGCCGCGCTGTACGTGTTACATCGTTTCTCGTCTCTCTTCGGGTCCATCTCTCCCTTCCATCCTGTTTTCTACTGGAGACACTGCCTCTAGGCCCACCTCCCCCAGAAAATCATTTCCAACAACTCTAGTCTGAGGCATGCCACCTGTACCGCGCCTCTTAATTCTGTTTTAACAGAAAAAGCTTTGTTGAGACAGAAGTCACACATCATGCAATTCACTCTTTTAATGTGTATagttaggagtgcctgggtggcttggtcagttaagctcctgactttgactcaggccatgatctcaccgtttgtgagttcgagcctcatgttgggctctgtgctgacagctcagagcctggagtctgcttcagattctgtgtctccctctttctctgaccctcctctgctcatgctgtctctttctctctctttcaaaaataaataaaacattaaatttttttaaattaaaaaataaagcacataatTATAATTCACTGGCTTTCAGTAGATCCACGGATGATGCAAACATTACCACCACCCAATTTAGAACCTTTGCCTCAACCTCCCACAAAGTACCTCATATGCATCATGCtgcttaattcttcttttttttttagtccttattatttttaattcatggaATTATAGCACATCAGATCTTCAGGCTAAAACGGGAGATAAAAGCCGGTCATGCTGTTTAATTCTTAACCACATTATCCTGAGCTGTTGCAGGGGCCACTTTTACGTGATTCCTGCATTCCTCACAAGGGGCGCGCTCGTGGCGAGTGGGGGGTGGTGGTTGATATCCCTGAATGTCCTCCAGCCTCTGTCCCCTGAGTCCACTCCTGAAGGTGGTGAGAGCCTAGGTCAGGGGCGCTCTAGCTTGGAGCCACTTGCAGGTCACCTAGGTAGGGCTCTAGGGCAGCCTCCAGCACAGGCTGGGAAGTAGAGCCCAAAGAGGGAGGGgtgagtaagggagaggcagggctCTGTGAACCGTTTGAAAGCACAGCTGTgaatttctctgacatcactCCCATTGAAAGAAATTTAGGTCAGCCTTAGGGACTCATGGACTGGTGTCAGATTGTGGAAGAAGTGACCTCACAGGCAAAGTCACAGAAGGTTACGGGGTTTTTGCCTAGTTCATGGGGACACTTATGCTGGAGCTTAGAACcaccttggttttttttcttttccttttagtgtttatttagttttgagagagaaagagacagacaggcagagcacaaatgggggaggagcagagagagaggaagacagaatccgaagcaggctcgaggctgtcagcacacagcctgatgcggggctcgaacccacaaactgtgggatcatgacctgaagcctgaagctcaaccgactcagccacccgggcgcccctccctTTCCTGTTCTTCACTGTCTCAAAACGATGACGTTCAGGTCTGTCTTTGGAGCCCCTTATCTCCCTTTCTGCAcagttctctctctcacattcaggAACCCCACGTCCTTGGTGAGCGGTCCCTCCCTATGTATTTGCACTtaaatattataacatttataagttatataatatataatagctTCCATTTGCTGAACATTTACTCTGTAGGCACAGGTGCTTTGCAGCACCTCCTGAGTCCTGCCAGGGGCCCTGTGAGGCCTGTGCTCTCTCCTGCTACTGGCAAGCCTGGCATGACTTGGCTCCTGTCTATCTGCCTCCTTGTCAGCGACATTTTCCTCCCCACACACCTgctgctctgctctctgcctggcACGTCCCTCTTCCACCCTTCCCTCATCaccagggcccctcccccacattctgGAGGGGCTCCGTGTCTGTGTCATGTGCCCTGGGAGACCTCCGCACCAAGTTAGGTCCTCGTGTGACTATGATGAAGGGTGACAGAAGATGCCGCCCCCAAATCTGTCACTTTGACATAGGATTATCTTGAGCtaaagacacttaaaaacaaaacaaatcccagCAGGTGCAAGAAGGGTGTTCTGacctcctcttttccccctgaaagcaggagctagaattcccctgtgaaaaTAATTCCCTTCCTGTGCAAGGCCGAGAGAAGTACTCCTATCGCCAGAGACAGGAAGTCAAGGCCAAGAGAATTCTTTACAAACAGACCTTGTGAAGGTGGGTCTTACTGTCCTGCGGAGCCCGGAGATTTTAGTCACATTTCCCCAGTCGACTCTCTTTGTTCAAGCTGGCATCAAGGCATCTGGGTTTGGGGCCCTTCTTTGGGCCTTTGCTTTCCTATGGGGGCTCCCATGTGTATGTAAACGTTGTGGGAATTTTTTGGCTGTTACCTGTTTCTTGTCAATTTCCTTCTCAGGCTCAGCCAGAGCCTCTGAAAGGGAAGAGATGAAGTTTTGTCTCCCTAGCAATGACCAATATCTCCGGCTCTCTCTTCAGGACAGTCACGATTCCCCATTTTGTGCAAACACCTGGTAACACTCTTTTCTTATGCTGGATGTAAGGGCTATACGGGCTGTtcaatctctttttaaattttttagtgtttgtttatttttgaaggagagagagagacggcatgagcatgggaggggcagagagagagagagagggagacacagaatcccgaagcaggctccaagctgtcagcacacagcttgatgcagggctcgaacccatgaactgtgagaccgtgacctgagtcaaagtcagacacttaaccaactgagtcacccaggtgccccctctttttttttaattattatttattaggtttatttatttatttttgagagagagacagagggagacagagagagcaagtggggaaggggcagagagagagagagagagagagagagagagaaatccaagcaggttccacactgtcagcacagagcccaatgcaggactcgaactcacaaaccgtgagatcatgacttgagccaaaaccaagagtcagatccttaaccgatggagccacccaggcgcccgtgttCTCTCTTTTATACCCAGCACTTAGCACATTGCTTGACACATGACTGGCACATGGTATGAAAGttaggaaaccaaggctcaaggATCACACTTGTTAGTGGCAGAGGCAGAGTGAGGACCCAAGTTACCACATTCCTATCCTGAGGCTCATCTTGGCACTGTGGGGGTCTGCCCGGCACCCGTGCAATCATGTGGCCATTAAGAACCCTGAAAGCCCAAACAAGGAATACTCACATCACAGCCGGGTGGGAGCAGCTATTCTTGGTGAATTTATAGGAATGCACCCGCTTCCAAGGAAGGATCTTGTGGCTATAATGGAAACAGCAGAAGTTGGCCACATCACTGCCACCTAaaagacagggagaggaaggagcttGGAGGTGGCCCTTTGCTTCTCCTCCCAGCCTGCCCGAGAAAGGAGTGGGACAGGTCCATACGTATGGCGACTCCGAGCTGGACACTCAGGACGAAGATCAGGAGAACAAGAAAGCCAACGGAAAGGCTCTTCATGGTGCTACAAGCTGGGCCCCTCACAGCGTCCTTCCAAGTTCCCCTGACTCCACTGGACCCCCTTTTATAGGGCTGAGTCGTCCCTGAAGAGAATTCCAGAGAATTTTATAGTTGAGGCAAAAACAGCTCTTTTGACCCTATCCTGTAGGAACAACCTATTACCGGAGGAAGACTGGCAAGAAAAGGAATGGGGAGGAGCCAGCACCCCATTGGGAGTTTCTGCCCAACCCTCCCACCCTGTGCTTTGTCTGAATCAATGCTTTcccatttgaaaagcaaaagcagaggaaatgaaataataattctcCAGAACTGACTTAATTCATGTTGTTCTGGATTGATTTCTGGCGCTTGACCAAAGGTTTCTTTGCTTCCTAAACTCTGCTTATCTCTTGGTGTAATACAGTGTCAGGACAGGAGCATAGAGCAGCCCAGCCATGATAATGAATGTTGAAGAATAATGGTCTGGCATGTGTCCGAGATCCTGCCTTCTCAGTGCCACCCACACCTCACCAGACACACAGTGCCAGAGCTGCTTGGGAGCATTGAGAGCTATCTCTTGAGGGTTACAGGACATCACAATTTCCTGGAGCCTGAAAacacctccccccccacacacaactaTAGTCCCTGTTCCTGCTTTGTACCTCCTGGGTCAGGCTTTTTGGGAGGGGTACCCAGGAATCCATATTTTAGCCAGATGTGTCTAAAATGGGGAAAGTGAATTCTAGAATGGGGGTGAATTTCCCCAGGAGAGTCTTTGGGGGGgcgggatgggggcagagaggggcttGCAGATCTGTGTTTCATGGCACTGTGTTCAGTCATATCCACCCCGGTCCTCCAGATGATGCCCCCCAGggctttatattttttagtttaaggtaaaagaaaaatccactAGCCACCTAGGACCATAGAATTTTTCATAGCTATCAGGGACCCTTTAAAAGAGcgcacccccacccacccatccaagTCATCTAGACTGTTCTGGACTCACTGCTGACCTTGTCACAAACTAAGCTTGGACTTTGACAAAGTCCTTTTAGGTTCTTTTCAAAATTTGGCTGAAATctggggcatccaggtggctcagttggctgagagtccaactcgattttggctcagatcatgatcccaacaTCCAcaattgagcatggagcctgcttgggattctctctctctgcctctgcccctttcctccacacacacacacacacacacactgtctctctcaaaaaaaattttttttggctgaaataggggcacctgagtgtctcagtcagtcagactttggttcaagtcatgatctcatagttcgtgggttggagcctcatgtctggttctgtgctgacagcttgctcagagcctggagcctgcttaggagtctgtatctccgtctctctctgcccctcccccactcatgttctgtctctcaaaaattaataaatgtaaaaaaattttttaaatttggctgAAATCTTTATTTCCATTGCTTCTAGCAATTCACCAGTTCTGTTCCAAAATGcctaatttctcttcttttggaagatgaggaaattgaggtttgGGCTGATTTGAAGGCCATTGTTTTAGTTTGGGTTCCCCTCAAACAGGAGAGGAGACAAGGACCCGAGTGCAAGCAGTTTCGTGAAGGAGGTAATCCCAGAAGACTtcaaggagaggaggggacagggagggggggggagggaagggacagaggtgggggaagggagggcgcCCACGGAGAGGCGGGTGATCATGCAGTTTCAGCCACGAGCACACACAGCGTGGGGTGTCCCAATGGCAGGATGAGGAAGTAGGATATTAACTCCTCACCCCTCTGCTTGTTGAAGGCTGCGCCGCCTCCCCATCTTGTCCTGGGAGCGGGCTGAGCGTGCTCTGGGATCAGGGGGAAGGCTCTGGGGCCAGGCAGGTGTCCTCAGCAGCAGCCCTTAGCTCACAGGTGTGAACGATAAGGGGATGAGCGTGGGGCCCCCACAGCACCTGCTACAGTGATTATCATGTTTGTCCCCCAACATTCTCTTCTTCTGGCtgagcctcccacccccacccccatgccttcAGTTTACCCCACCCCTTCCTACTGGCTGCCTTCACACACCAGTTCCTGCTTCAGCGGCGGCAGGGTGCTGGGCACCCAGAGGTTTCATAAATGGGACACAACACTAGTCACAAGGGGCTAGTAAATCGTTGATCGTTTGGAACTTGGATTCATTGGAAGGCACTGAGAAGGGAATGGAAAGGCAATCCGCAgcggggtggcgggggtggggagattTTTGTAACACGTCGGTATCAGGTTAAAGAGTGTCCTCCCCACCGCCGCCAAATTCAAGTCAACCCAGAACTCTGGAATGTGatcatctttggaaaaaaggGTCTTTGCTGCTGTAATTACTTAAGACGAGGTCATACTGGACAGGGATGGGCTCTTGTCATAGTGTGGTTTATAAGAAACAGATGTTTGGCCTGCAGCCCCTGGCACACAGCTCATAAAATCTGCATAATTTTCTAAGCTGGAAGAGTAATGGGagcatcttttgttttgtttttttaatatttggtcttttgtcCTCAGTTCTTGAAATAGCTCCAGAGCAATAAAGATGAACGGGGTGTCTTGTGACACATAACCAGCCCCTTTTACACACTTAATGCAGTGATTTTTGAAAAGCCCCAGATAAACCACCAGCGAGGTGGCTGGTGACCAGGGGGAGCAGCCAAGTGGTTATAGGAGTTGGAATTTtcagccccgccccccaagctctgtggaggggagggggctgaagGTGAATTAATCCCCAATCACCAATGACTGAATTAATTACACCTACAGgggtctgggtagctcagttggctaagcgtctgactttggctcaggtcatgatttttcggtgtgtgagtttgagccctgcgttgggctctgtgctgacaacccagcgcctggagcctgctttggattctgtgtctccctctctctccccctccccactcacactctgtctctctctctctctctctctcaaaataataaactttacaaaataaataaataaataaataagaccttGACAAAGTgcattacattaaaattaagaatttattggggcacctgagtggctcagtcgatcatcctactttggctcaggtcgtgatctcgcaatccatggattcaagccctgtgtaggggtctgcgctgacagctcagcctggagcctgcttcagattctgtgtctccctctatctgcccctcccctgctcacactctgtctctctccctctaaaaaataaataatgagtttaaaaaaattaaaaagaaaaaagtgaggctATGGGCCCTTGGAAACATACCCTGGTGGGAGTGGAGAACATTGGCTGTATTTACTAATGTTGAATGCACACGTCCTCTGTGATCCAGCAGTTCTGCTCCTGGAGATATACTGACCAGAAATGTGCACGTGTGcgatgtctgagtggctcagtcagttgagtgtctgactcttgatctcagctcgggtcttgatctcacggttatgaatgtgagccctgcactgggctccatgcccagcgtagaacctacttaaaaaagaaaagaaaaacacaagaaaagaaaagaaacgtgTATATGTGTTCGCCAAAAGACATTGTTCATAAttaccccaaactggaaactaccCAAATATCTGCAACATTAGAATGGAAGATAAATTGTGATTTATTAACTTAATCTAATACCATGTAACAGTGAGAATGGACTGTAATCACATGCACCATGCTAGGGAAAAGGAGCCAGATACGAAAGACAAATATGGTAGGATTCCATGTGTATAAAGTACCAAACAAGCAGAGCTAACCTATAAGGATGGAGGTCAAAATCATGGTTACCTTTGGAGATAATCCCCGGAAGGAAAGCCCAAGAGGAACTCTGGGGGAGGGCTGACTTGCTCTGTTCCCTGATCTGGGTCCTGGTGCACCTTTTTACCCTGTGAAAATTCATTGAGCTATACTCTTAGGATATATTACCCttctatattatgtatattatatttattttttattttaataatttattgtcaagttagctaaatacagtgtagtcttggcttcgggagtagattcccatgattcatcccttacatataacgcccagtgctcatccctacaagtgtcTCATATCCTATTTTCCCCGCTTCCCCTCCGACCCCtcccatccccatcaaccctcagtttgttctctgtatttaagagtctcttatggtttgcctttttctCGGTAGCTTATTTTCCCCTCCcgtcccctatggtcttctgttaagattctcagattccacatatgagtgaaaacatatgatatctgtctttttctggcggacttatttcacttagtataatactctccagttccatccacgtagttgcaaatggcaagatttcattcttttccatcactgagtgctattccattgcatacatataccatatcttctttatccattcatcggttggtggacatctgggctcttgttgacagtgctgctatgaacattggggtacatgtgcccctatgcatcagcactcctgtgtcctttggataagtTCCTAGTAGTGCTATCACTAGGTCAtagggtatttttaattttttgaggaacctccacactcttttccagtgTGGcggcatcagtttgcattcccaccaacggtgcaagAAGGTTCCTTGCCAACCTCTGTGgtttcctgaattgttcattctagccactctgattggtgtgaggtggtacctcaatgtgattttgatttttatttacctgataagtgatgttgagtatctgttcatgtgtctgttagccatctggttgtcttctttggaaaagtgtctatgtatattatatttcaataaattggtgaaggagaaggaaatgataTGGTGGACAAATTACTGAATCCTGCATGGATAATGCTCTCTTGCCCCCCAGCCTGGTCCCTATGGTTGACGCCCATGACCCCTATCCTCTAGCCTGCTAGCCAGCCTTCCCCCCACATGTGTATGGATATCTCAGAACCCTCAATCCCATATGGCTCCTGAGGTCTGGACTGTAATCTGCATTCCTCGCTACTCAGGACACTGTCCCAGAATCGGGCCTCTCTGGGCTTGTCTCTCTAGGCCCACCTTCCTTTTAGCTGATTTGCCTCATTACACACTGAATTGTGTTCCCTAATgcccagtgtgactgtatttggaggtaagatctttaaagaggtaattaagttcggtggctcagtcgactgagtcggatgctcaactgtctgactttggctcaggtcacaatctcacagttcatgggttcaagccctgcgttgggctctgtgttgacagctcagagcctggatcctgtctcagagtctgtatctccctctctctctgccccttccccgattgcactctttatcttttttctcaagaataaataaagattaaaaaaaaaaaagaggtaattaaggttaaggGTGGGGCCCTGATTTGATAGGACTGGAGTCTTTATAACAGGCAGAAGAGATGCCAAGGATGAGCACACAGAACAAAGGCCATTGGAAGGCACAGTGGAGAGGTGGCCACCAGCACACCCAGTTGAGAGGCCCCAGGAAAAAGCAAGTTTGCTGCCATCTTGACCTCGGACTTCCAGcctcagaaataaatgtctgtgatTTAAGCCCCCAGTCTTGCTATTTTGTTACGGCAGACCACGCGGACTGGGTTCTCCCAGAAACAGATCCTGAGGCGAAGATTTGAGCGCAAAATACTTTGGAGGATAGTTTGCAACAGATATTTCTCCTGCTGGGGGCAGAACGTCCGGTTCTGTGCCTGCAAAGGCTCCACCCTCCCCGCTTATGACCCGTGTCATCTATTCGGGGAAgcctttcctccatctttccttcccAGCTGCATTGGGTGGCTGTCCGCCAGTACAGGGCTGAACTGCAGACGGCATCTCCACGCACATCGGCTCCCCTTCCTTCTTGGGCTCTGAGCTCTTcccattcatttcttcactgactCATTTATgcaacaaatgatttttttttttgttctctgcaCTGTGCGAGATGCTGAGATCCAGAGGTAAACAAGACAGATGTGGTCTCGCGGAGGAAATAAACATCAAGCAGAAAACAATTACCCAATAAGTTATTAATTACACTGGGGGCATGCACTTTGATGCAGAAACATAGAAAGTTTCAGGAAGGTACATCGAGGGAGTCTGAATGAAGCTAGGGGGAGAGGATGAGGCTTCCTTTAAAGAAAGTGATCTTTGCACTTAGCCTTGAAGGACAACATGCTGGTTATTCTCCGTTggtaccctccccctccccctgcaattCACCATCAAGGAACCGGGAGGAAGGCTTCTTGTTTGCCTTCATAAGCcctgagcacagagtctggaatctatttatgtaacaaatgtttgctgggttCTCACAAGGTGCCCAGGCACTGCCCCAGGCTCTGAAGGTACACTGTGGACAAGAGCGCAGTTGAGTGAATGGAAATGTGTCCTCTATCTACAATCCCAGTGAGACCTGGACATGGGGGGAGGTCAGAAGGGGACCCAGTATGTTAGGAACATTTCCTCAGAGCTGGCCAGCCCCCTGCAAGAGGTAATTCCATCCTAGTTTGAGTCTGATAGAAAGAGGCTGGAGTCAAACCAAGAAAAACATGTACCCTGGAATCGGAAAAGACAAACCTTTCGCCCATTTGCATGTTACCAGTTATTCCATTTATCCCCAAAGCAGCCTGTGAAGGAGGTTTTATTAGGCCAATGCTTTCCATccgaggaaactgaggttccaaGAGGGGAggtaatttgttcaaggtcacacagctctcaGGCAGCAGAGCTGAAGTTCAAAGCCAGGTCTGTCCCAAGTCTGTACCCTCTCCTGCCTCTGAGTgtgccctgtcccctgcccccctccctctgagAAAGGGCCTTAAGGTTAGCTTGCTCCAGGTTCTGTCCTGGATCCAAAACTAACCTGCAGTTGAGTGAAGATATCAAAGGAAAGGGCAAATAAGGGCTGGATATAGATAAGGTGCTGCACCTGTTCTTGGCTACAAGAACTGGCAAAATTTCAAAGAACTGACACATGgactgctgggtggctcagtcagttgagcatccggtttcggctcaggtcatgatctcacagttagtgggtttgatccccacatcaggctctgagctgtcagcagattctgtgtctcctctctctctgaccctcccctgctcatgctgtctctctctctctctctctctctctctctctcaaaaaaaaaaaagtgcaattgGTCCCAGGATTCACAAGGTCCAGAACACAAAATCCAACTGCCCATTGCCTGGTACAAAACAGTTCTTCCTGATTTTGAGGCCCATGAGAAGTGTCTCCTGGTGATCCCTAGTAAGGGTCACTGGACTCTACCATGACCAGGCCAGACCCACGGTGTCCTGGCAAGAAGCACCTGTTCCGTAGGGCTTGTCACTGCTCAGAAGTTAGAACGTCAGAAGGATAGTGACATTTCTAGGGAAAGCCAGTAGCAAGGTATCTTTTCCTGGAATCAGAAAACGCAGAGACCCAAAAGCCATGACTTGAGAGTGGCCAAGAAGCAGCAGGGCCACAGATAGGATTGGGTGGGAgccaaggaggagaagggagctgGGGGTGTGGAGGGTGGGCTGAGCATTCAAGGGGTCCTCGCGATGTCCCCTTTGGGCTGAGCATTCGAGGCCCGGGAGTCCAGCCCACAGCTTCAGCGGACACTGGAAACTAACAGATCTGTAATTCTGGGAAGTTAGAGACCTTTAACAGAGAGGTTCAATCCAGAGAAACAAGGCCATGGAATTCTGCAGAATAAATAGATCGGCAAGATCCCAAAGTTGGATCTGATGGCAAAACATCTCCCTCCTCCAGAAGAGCCTTTCCAGGCAGATCTGTTTCCAAGAAGAAAGTGGGGGttgggaagaagagaagcagTCTCTCTGGAAGAACTGATCTACTTGGGGGGACAGCCGAGCAGGGACTGTCATCGTGACATGGCTGCCCTCTCAGCAGATGGATGGAGCCTCGCTGAGCCCAGTAGGTAGGCTGGCTgtctggagagagaagaaaaatcaggcaggaggagaggaaagagcaatgggggggggggggggcttgaaaAGTTCAAAAGCTTTGAACAAATAGAAGACTTGATGATGTCCCCACCTTTATTTTGCCGCTGCAGCCAAAGACAGGAGCCGCCGAGACCATATAACATTATATCACTGTCAAGTGCAAAACATGATTGGATACATATATCTATTGTGAAATGGTCACCGGGATAAGTTCACACCTGTCCCTGcacataattacaatttttttttcatgcaggAAGAACTTTTAAGACCTAATCTCTTAGCAACTCTCAAATATGCAAGACGGTATTGTTAACTCTAGTTCCGTGCCACACAGAACTCCCCCAGGACTTACTCATCTTCTGCTCCGAAGTTGGTACCTTTTGACCTCCTACGCTCATTTCCTGCACCCACgccaccccacccacctctggccaccaccagtctgttctctgtatctgcgagtccatttttttttaaagattccacctataaatgagatcatacagtatttgtcttttcttgccTGACTCCACTTTGCAAACGCCCTCAAGTTCCGcccgtgttgtcacaaatggcaggattgtTTATGGCCTAATTATtttccatggtgtatatatacattaccTTTTCCTTATCCATCTACCCGCCGATAGACACTTAGGTTACTTCCGTATCTTGGCCTCTGTAAAttatgctgcagtgaacatgaggaGGGCATACGTATCTTTTCAAGGtagtattttcctttcctttggagaaatacccaggagtggaattctTGGATGAATAGTtctgtttttacttctttgaggTACCTCATACTCTTCCACAGTAGCTACACCAGTTTGGgcaacttaaaaaacattttttaaatgtttatttatttttgagagagagacagagtgtgagagttgggggggggcgtgcagaaagagagagagagagacactgaatctgaaataggctccaggctcccagctgtcagcacaaagcctgaagccgggcttgaactcatgaactgtgagatcatgacctaagccgaagtcaggggtttaaccaacagagccacccagggccccctgggcaactttttaaaaggctgcagatttggggcacctgggtggctcagtcgttgaatgtctgactcctgatttcagcccaggtcatgatctcatggttcctggctcgatagcctcatgttgggctccaggccggcagcatgaagcctgcttgagactctctctctctctctctctctctctctctctctctcaaaa contains:
- the CCL26 gene encoding C-C motif chemokine 26 translates to MKSLSVGFLVLLIFVLSVQLGVAIRGSDVANFCCFHYSHKILPWKRVHSYKFTKNSCSHPAVIFTTKKGHKVCAHPKEKWVQKYISLLRAQRQL